CCAATTCTCACCCATACAAACAACGCTCATATAAACTTATGTTAATGAAAAAACAACTTGCTTGATTTTAATAAAAGGGACATTTCTACTTTGGAGAAAGGGTGACATTTCTACTTTGCGTTGACAGCACTAGACTGAGAGTATTTTACAAATTGTTATATACATAATACAATTCCATAGCTATGAAATCCTTAGAAGCAGAAATAAACCGCAGAAGAACATTTGCTATTATCAGCCATCCTGACGCAGGAAAAACAACAATCACAGAAAAGCTTCTTCTTTTTGGTGGAGCCATTCAACAAGCTGGTGCAGTAAAAGCAAAAAAAGCAGCAAAATATACAACTTCTGATTGGATGGAGCTAGAGAAAGAAAGAGGAGTCTCTGTTTCTACTTCCGTGATGTGTTTTGAATATAATAATCACATTATCAATCTGCTAGATACTCCTGGACACGCAGACTTCAGTGAAGATACCTATCGAACATTATCTGCAGTAGATTCAGTCCTGATGATGATCGACTCAGTTAAAGGGGTAGAATCTAGAACTAGAAAATTAATGGAGGTCTGTAAACAGCGCGATATTCCAGTAATAACCTTTATTAATAAATTGGACAGAGAAGGAATGAATCCTTTCGACTTAATAGATAATATAGAGAAGGAACTTGATATACAAGCTACGCCGATGACCTGGCCAATAAGCATGGGGAAAACATTTAAGGGTATTTACAATATATACAAAAAACAATATTTAAGATTTGATTCCACAAGCAAAAGCTTTATGCCTATTGATGTAAACAATATTAATTCTAAAAATTTCATTGATTTAATAAGCGAGAATGATCACAGAAAACTAACCGAAGATTTAGAAATAATTGAAGGAGCAGTAGACAAATTTTATCTTCCTTTATACAAAGATGGATTACAAACACCTGTATACTTTGGCAGTGCAATCAATAATTTTGGAGTTCTTGATTTATTGGAAGCAATGATTAGTATTGCTCCTGCACCTCAACCATCTCCAGCCATTGAGAGAACGGTTGATCCTAATGAGAAAAAAGTAACTGGTCTTATCTTTAAAATACATGCGAACATGGACCCCAAACACAGAGACAGGATAGCCTTTATGAGAATCAACTCAGGCGTGTTTACCCGAGGCATGAAGCTCTTTAGCCACAGACTAAAGAGGGAAATAAAAATATCCAATCCGTTAATTTTTATGGCTCAAGATAGAGCAATAACAGAAGAGGCCTTCCCTGGAGACATTATCGGTATACACGACACTGGACTCATTAAAATTGGAGACTCTTTCACTGAGGGGGAACTTATAAACTTTACTGGTATACCAAACTTCTCACCAGAATTATTTAAAAAAGTAATAGTAAAAAATGCACTAAAAAATAAACAACTCACCAAAGGACTAACTCAATTACTAGAAGAAGGAGCTATTCAACTTTTTAAACAGGTTATTGATAACCAACTAGTTTTAGGGGCAGTAGGAGAATTGCAATTTGATGTTGTTAAGTTCCGCTTACAAAACGAATACGGAGCAGATTGTAATTATTTGCCATACAACATCGCATTTGCTTATTGGATACAAGCTACCGAACAAGAAGACCTTGATAAATTTATTTATGAAAACAAACAATATGTAGCCATGGATCATGAAATTAATCCTGTTTACTTTTTTCGGGGCACTTGGGAAGTAGACCATTTAAAAGAGCTTTATCCTAAAGTTAATTTCTTTAAAACATCTGAATGTAAAGAAAAAGATAAAATTTAATTTTTGACTTTACTCAATATAACTATATTATATAAATATGCAGATAATTGACTTTAAAGAATTAATTTCTTTTATTGAGGATTCACCAGAAAAAAGCATTCCTAAGTCGATCTTAATTGAAGAAATTAATACAATGAAAAAGGAAGCTGAAAACCAAATTTTAAAAGCTGAAAAAAGAATAAATATTTCTTTAGTTGCAACTGGTTTGTATGTTTTATCAAAAACCACATTTATTCTTTATGACATCTTTCAAAACATTAAGCCAATATTAATGAATCTGTATATTATGGACGCAATAATTCCTGCTTTTTTGTGTGTAGGGATATTTTATAAAAAGAAAGTAGCTTCCTTGTCTATACTTATTTACTATCTGATATCTAGCTATATTCATCTGGAAATACAGGGAATAAATATCGTCAGATTTCTTCTAGTTTTTATTTATTCATACATCTATATACAAGGATATTTTGCTAATCTTTCTTATCACAAACATAGTGCCTTTTAAAGAAACTAAACTCTCCCAACCGAACCACCAATGACAAGTGAGCTCGGTATTTTGACATATTGCTGACAGCCAAGTAAATCTAAGTATCTATCCTTCAAGAGTTCCAGTGCTTTTTTGCCAAGTAATCTTTTGTCACCTGCAGCAGTGGTAAGAATAGGGTTAGGGTTATTAACAAATCTTGGAAATTTAATAGCATCAAATCCAGTAATCGAGATGTCTGCTGGGATACTTAATCCGTATCTTTCCACAAATCTATAAAAATAATAAGCAAGAAGATCATTACCACAAATAACGGCTGTAATATGTGGGGAATGAGACATAATTTGGTTGACTACAATTTCTACTGTATCGTAATTATCATAGTCTGCAACGAAAACCATGTTTTCGTTAAAATAAGGGTTGTTTTTAATAATTCCTCTTAAAAATTCTGTATTGATGTACTCATTTGGGTGATCACCTAAAAGCACCGCAATATTTTTATGTCCACAACTTACCAAATAATTGGCAAGCATTCCGCCAACTTCCTCACGTTCAATGTAGACTGATGTAACAGGGATATCTTCGTTAGGAGGGGAGCCACAAGCTACTAGCGGAACTCGATATTTAATCAACTTGGCATAATATTCATCTGGTTGTTTGCCAAGAAAAATAAATCCTTGTAAATTATGTATACTATAATAATCCATGTCTAAATCTATCATAAATCTCGTTTGCAAATTAGCCTCTGTTGCAGCACCAAGAATCCCTTCAATAACTTCTCCGTAAAATTCATTGGAAAACATCTGCGAAAGATTAGAAACAAGTATACCAAAATTTTGAATTTTATTTGTAAGTTTGGAATATCCCTTTTTTTGTATAAGTGTATATATCTTTGTTCTAACTGGTTCTGAGATTTTATAAGGTTTGTTTAAAGCTAAGGAAACTGTGCTTTCGGAAACATTGCAAAGACTGGCTATTTCTTTTAAAGTTCTCATACGCACTCCTTAAAATATCTTATATTAAATATATCGACAGTTAATGAAAAAAATCCCAAATTATTATTAATTACTTTCTAGATATGTCAGATGCTAGTAAATGTGGGAGTGGTTCGTTTTTCACAATTCACTTCTTAGCTGGTAAGTGGAATCATTGGTAACTTTATCGTGAAAGTCGTCCCTTTGCCTGTTTCGCTTTTAAATTCTATTGTTCCTAAATGTTCTCTGACTACACGAAAAACAATAGAAAGTCCTAAGCCTCTACCTTTTGTGACATGAGTAGAGAAAAAAGGTTCAAAGATTTTGTCTTGTATTTCTTTTGAAATGCCACAGCCTGTGTCATTTATGCTGATAATAACAGTGTTTACCTCAGAAGAAGTTTTAATAGTTAAGTCGCCTCCTTCAGGCATAGCTTCTCTGGCGTTTTGCATCAGGTTAGTAATCATGATTTGTAAATCATCTGAGTGACCGGAGATGTTAGGAGTTTCGTTTAGTTGTTTTTTTATAGAAACGCCACTAAGTGGCAGAATGTCTAGTGCTTGTTTTATCACTTCATTAATATTTAAGCTCTCTCTTTCTCCTTCTTGGTTGGAAGATAAGCGTAGCGTAGTTCTAACAATATCTCCAATACGAGAGGTCTGAGCAAAAGCTTTTTTCTTTTTATCCTCTGGTAGATCGGAGTTATCCAGAATTCCTACGAGTACAGCTAAAGGGGTTTTGATTTCATGATTATATTCTTGGATAAGGTTAGCAAGTGAGGCAATGCGTTCTGTGCGAGCAAGATTACGTTCAGCATCATAGAGTTTCTTTTGGGTGCCTAGAAAGTTTTTTTCTATTTTTTCATAGGGAGTAAGTTTATAAAAGGCAGAAGTCAGGATGGCACGAAGTTGTTTAAGGAAACTAATGTCTTCTTCTTTATAGTCTTTGCCCGAGCTTCTTTTACCAAGAAGCAGTATCCCTTCCAACAGTTCTGGTGAATGCAGAGGGAATACTAATGAGTTCTTGGTATAATTCATCTCTAGCAAGAGGGTTCTTAGTTCATCTTCTAGGTTTTCAATCTTATAAATTGATTGGTTAGCTTTGAAGAAAGCAATCAAAGGACTTGCTGTGGATAATTCTGTTAAATCTGAATTTTCTTCGTTTAGTAGTTTGTATCCTTGTAATTTATTATCCTTGTCTCTAACTGCAACTATAAAAGAGCTTTGCTCAAGTTCCAGCGCTTCGTCTAGAGTATTTAGAACATTAAAGAAGATACTTTCTCGGTCCGTTTTGCTGACTAGCATGTCGGAGATGGTTAAAAGCACTTTAGCCGGCTCGTAGTAGCCCTTAATGAATTTACGTTTAGTTGTAGTTATTAGGAAACTAGCAAGTGGTCGAAAATAGAATGCCCAGAACACTGATAAAGTAATTGTTATTACAAGAAGTAAAAGTTTATGGTTTATGAGTAAAAGAGGGAACAAGAAAGAGACGCATAGTAAAGAAATGCTGATGAGATAAGAAAAGGTTTTTGTAACAGCTAAGCGGATGTCCATTAATTCATGTTTTAGTATGGCGTAGGCAACGATTGCAATGCAACTTGTTGCGAAGAAATATCCAAGAGGGTAGATATTTATACCATAATTTGCAAAATAATCTACTCCACCAAGCAAGGCAATAAAAAAAGCAAGGAACAAATATATAGAATTATTAGAGGATTGTTTTTTGTAAAAATTAATGAATTCTATGAAAGAGAAGCAGAAGGAAACAATAAAAAAAACAATAAAGAAGGATAGCAGTATCCCTGCTTTCGGGTAAAAGCCCCATTGGTATTGATAAACACCAGAGATAAGTGAGTTGCTAAAGGTATTTATTAATAAGAAAAACACACTAATAAGCATGGATATTTTGATCCATGTAGAAGTTATTTTTTTCCCA
The Candidatus Margulisiibacteriota bacterium DNA segment above includes these coding regions:
- a CDS encoding ATP-binding protein codes for the protein MFNSQYNFIFLLPLIISSLLLLFFSLFVLNSDKKSLQHILFSCLSASTGLWFFSFIFMYSAINQTNAHFFAKLGYSWIILIPLFLSGYTNSYVGKKITSTWIKISMLISVFFLLINTFSNSLISGVYQYQWGFYPKAGILLSFFIVFFIVSFCFSFIEFINFYKKQSSNNSIYLFLAFFIALLGGVDYFANYGINIYPLGYFFATSCIAIVAYAILKHELMDIRLAVTKTFSYLISISLLCVSFLFPLLLINHKLLLLVITITLSVFWAFYFRPLASFLITTTKRKFIKGYYEPAKVLLTISDMLVSKTDRESIFFNVLNTLDEALELEQSSFIVAVRDKDNKLQGYKLLNEENSDLTELSTASPLIAFFKANQSIYKIENLEDELRTLLLEMNYTKNSLVFPLHSPELLEGILLLGKRSSGKDYKEEDISFLKQLRAILTSAFYKLTPYEKIEKNFLGTQKKLYDAERNLARTERIASLANLIQEYNHEIKTPLAVLVGILDNSDLPEDKKKKAFAQTSRIGDIVRTTLRLSSNQEGERESLNINEVIKQALDILPLSGVSIKKQLNETPNISGHSDDLQIMITNLMQNAREAMPEGGDLTIKTSSEVNTVIISINDTGCGISKEIQDKIFEPFFSTHVTKGRGLGLSIVFRVVREHLGTIEFKSETGKGTTFTIKLPMIPLTS
- a CDS encoding LacI family DNA-binding transcriptional regulator, which produces MRTLKEIASLCNVSESTVSLALNKPYKISEPVRTKIYTLIQKKGYSKLTNKIQNFGILVSNLSQMFSNEFYGEVIEGILGAATEANLQTRFMIDLDMDYYSIHNLQGFIFLGKQPDEYYAKLIKYRVPLVACGSPPNEDIPVTSVYIEREEVGGMLANYLVSCGHKNIAVLLGDHPNEYINTEFLRGIIKNNPYFNENMVFVADYDNYDTVEIVVNQIMSHSPHITAVICGNDLLAYYFYRFVERYGLSIPADISITGFDAIKFPRFVNNPNPILTTAAGDKRLLGKKALELLKDRYLDLLGCQQYVKIPSSLVIGGSVGRV
- a CDS encoding peptide chain release factor 3, which codes for MKSLEAEINRRRTFAIISHPDAGKTTITEKLLLFGGAIQQAGAVKAKKAAKYTTSDWMELEKERGVSVSTSVMCFEYNNHIINLLDTPGHADFSEDTYRTLSAVDSVLMMIDSVKGVESRTRKLMEVCKQRDIPVITFINKLDREGMNPFDLIDNIEKELDIQATPMTWPISMGKTFKGIYNIYKKQYLRFDSTSKSFMPIDVNNINSKNFIDLISENDHRKLTEDLEIIEGAVDKFYLPLYKDGLQTPVYFGSAINNFGVLDLLEAMISIAPAPQPSPAIERTVDPNEKKVTGLIFKIHANMDPKHRDRIAFMRINSGVFTRGMKLFSHRLKREIKISNPLIFMAQDRAITEEAFPGDIIGIHDTGLIKIGDSFTEGELINFTGIPNFSPELFKKVIVKNALKNKQLTKGLTQLLEEGAIQLFKQVIDNQLVLGAVGELQFDVVKFRLQNEYGADCNYLPYNIAFAYWIQATEQEDLDKFIYENKQYVAMDHEINPVYFFRGTWEVDHLKELYPKVNFFKTSECKEKDKI